One region of Cydia fagiglandana chromosome 15, ilCydFagi1.1, whole genome shotgun sequence genomic DNA includes:
- the LOC134671117 gene encoding uncharacterized protein LOC134671117 yields the protein MAIKLTKSCCSFCISPRIELAIWACISLSITTVSLFYLIFGVLFADVMRGGSHRYAPEDLIILVISLVLIADVVYNVLILGSSLGGNAKLLNISYYLGAVLWFVLTVILILGFATAIAIGPSDAAALFYRYSAIFILLIIMRGYMLLIMCGVRSQLQEHGYIDLDKTMEIGRDQEPPVGLVH from the exons ATGGCAATCAAACTGACTAAGAGTTGTTGTAGTTTTTGCATAAGTCCAAGGATTGAACTTGCAATTTGGGCATGTATCAGTTTG AGTATCACCACGGTGTCCTTGTTTTACCTGATTTTTGGGGTATTGTTCGCGGATGTAATGAGAGGAGGTAGCCATCGCTACGCCCCCGAGGATTTGATCATATTGGTGATCTCATTGGTGTTAATTGCCGACGTCGTCTACAACGTACTAATCTTAGGGTCTTCACTTGGG GGAAACGCGAAGCTACTGAACATTTCCTATTACCTCGGTGCCGTGTTGTGGTTCGTTCTAACAGTAATCCTGATTTTGGGTTTCGCAACTGCGATAGCGATCGGACCATCAGACGCTGCGGCGCTATTTTATAGATATTCGGCAATTTTTATCTTACTGATAA TTATGCGAGGATACATGCTCCTGATAATGTGCGGCGTAAGGTCGCAGCTACAAGAACATGGATACATTGACTTGGACAAGACCATGGAAATTGGGAGGGACCAGGAACCCCCAGTTGGACTCGTTCATTAG
- the LOC134671116 gene encoding uncharacterized protein LOC134671116: MPDDYSPSPVYNRSRSKIKHCCCCISPSVELVVWASLSLSCSVFLILFMYLGTMLVDALSGASRVEVSKDIQMFIFSLGLLVDIVYNILVIVASHGKKVKLLKISLYLGVAMCIVLCAVTAVAYQPSPHLFHELKHFLTVFVVLTIIVRGYMLLLMRGVMLQLKQEQSQNHGYIGLDKAMETRTDHGPPI; the protein is encoded by the exons ATGCCGGACGACTACAGTCCAAGTCCAGTATATAACAGGTCCAGGTCCAAGATTAAACATTGTTGCTGTTGTATTAGTCCAAGTGTTGAACTTGTAGTTTGGGCTTCTCTCAGTTTG AGTTGCTCCGTATTTCTGATATTGTTCATGTATTTGGGAACAATGCTTGTAGACGCATTGTCAGGAGCAAGTCGCGTCGAGGTGTCTAAGGATATCCAAATGTTCATATTCTCATTGGGTTTATTAGTGGATATCGTGTACAATATACTTGTTATAGTGGCTTCTCATGGA AAAAAAGTGAAGCTGCTCAAGATTTCTTTGTACCTCGGAGTCGCAATGTGTATCGTCTTGTGTGCAGTGACTGCAGTTGCGTACCAACCATCACCTCATTTGTTTCATGAgctaaaacattttttgacagTTTTCGTCGTATTAACAATAA TTGTTCGAGGGTACATGCTCCTGTTGATGCGCGGTGTAATGTTGCAGCTAAAACAAGAACAAAGCCAAAACCATGGATACATCGGCTTGGACAAGGCCATGGAAACGAGGACGGACCACGGACCCCCGATATAA